Proteins encoded together in one Acanthopagrus latus isolate v.2019 chromosome 19, fAcaLat1.1, whole genome shotgun sequence window:
- the si:ch211-285f17.1 gene encoding sickle tail protein homolog isoform X10, with translation MSDVDTPTGFTRGTRVRASLPVVRSTNQTKDRSLGVLYLQYGDETKQIRMPNEVTSIDTVRALFVSAFPQQLTMKMLESPSVAVYVKDDMRNMYYELSDVRSITDHSCLKVYHKDPAQAFSHGPRPANGDARMHSEMVHASRDGPHPLRQPPLHHPIQGALPPSPHSMPPSPSRIPFGPRQGSIPGSATIPRDRVSTANPQARSNSPCPSAILERRDVKPDEDLGGKSHSLTRGNEGLYADPYLLQEGRMTIATAHAPHPNPGLDGSDHGIGGFHRASIRSTSSYGSPTDTMDHPSLYRQKSRNSQLPTLGSKTPPPSPHRMAEIRMIDIHGGPPHGGPPHGGPPHGGPPHGGPPHGGPPHGGPPHGGPPHGGPPHGMPPHAVTMERGSPVRQSFRKEEVAGTKPRGNMGSPVVADLQGHLQGPIPPVNDHQTRERMKAMEHQIASLTGLVQHALLKGPNASGTKEPPSERPPKTSSPAHSAHSSGGSPVLAPKTNAAPSDKGSVPLKINLLQFRKNVSDLRMQLHQMRQLQLQNQEALRVQLKRAEQEISVKLAEAMRGLEDPVQRQRALVEEDRHKYLGLEERVLTQLGDLEQFVVSLQKDSAATHRVVTLKDVEEGAVTLRKVGESLAGLKGEFPALQTRMRAVLRVEVEAVKFLKEEPHKLDSMLKRVKSLTDTLSGLRRSASEGPQKGPDPSTNVPVSNSPSAAASAEPPAEAPPPSAQPGSTSPSLEPQSSTIRSEVMPSSPVVIHHVQSSPVHMQQSQQSAALTAQPSPPLTPSPSQVPSPNPSKGQGRESPKGAALDPPSPARHKKTHGNLVNNGNGTANQGLVIEELQNSQDKSKSRAMSIEAAEKEWEERRQNMGHYDGKEFEKILQEAQANMMKGIPSLDVEENPGLPPPPPAAAAAGEQAEIQNPVESPTEEPQAELQSDKQAKKGPEKLPKPVMEKPAKPALERPSKTATKPAPIDIFTKQGSEKANKSPPPPPPRKTFPSSSSGMTTTRSGEVVYTSRKESVSTQEVEDDTPPPTPPQTKPAKVPPETKPKPATPPPVTASVPAEEEDEGDKIMAELQVFQKCTVKDVGVKNVVEPTPRIEPQIRELRPGPILPLKEKKQSSEPSQEEKDPDTDENGNSTHRQSQGVIYYVTGQIPKEQPPPPGTEEVPEHQDRPSTQVSNVNVNDNSPSQQQQQQQQQQQEPPLSPPPKSPPPISPKPVGLKGFKLPRKQVKRSESLKTSTEMEKGKMLNKINTEKKSKVIKLHVSSSKKIMSEPVVTTTTSTIREAPKSSGPPPKKVPIEDIDPPKANCDEGNEEASLSPDLPGEEAPPPPDNIAFMITNTKVQALSCGEYQQLVNAKKGSVQTVTVGSATNRGNTTENSSVPEDNGFNKKPVIIIFDEPMDIRSAYKRLSTIFECEEELDRMLAEERIEEEDEESETEKSVGQQEKAERTEVVDGKTISSSQITADHVSLSSSSSSSISDSGGNLESNGDTKQDGKRKFKFKFPKKQLAALSQAIRTGSKAGKKTLQVVVYEDEEEGDGTIRQHKEAKRFEIARSKSSVDTTKVTGSSGLKRQNSDSQVRTNEIRKNTYKTLDSLEQTIKQLETTISEMGPHSPVEPVGTEEAKTGNGKSPDGVGLKRSSSLPTSRGSGPKVPSKNSLQKKTKPQLLPRPVVVPTTTTTVPSAPSTVQQNASVASPTSRMPVPLSAKSRQSPGTTDKAGKQQKLQDAQRQFRQANGSAKRVGGDHKTTSPTIPISKIPAFYPSSTKGSSQSAQNSDATNPINPASSSSSSSSSSSSVTKSSILSSHAPRSGSLPSSHIPSLSNGSLKLPTASQHTGKALSFPSQTQNGRVHSSSSSSFSSSSSSSSSPSPLSPTPLGPGGKSIRTIHTPSFTSYRSHNGSSGKSCIPTATAAKDTT, from the exons ATGTCTGACGTGGACACGCCCACAGGATTCACCCGCGGCACCCGGGTCCGTGCTAGCCTGCCGGTGGTGCGATCCACCAACCAGACGAAGGACCGCTCACTAG gtgtgCTGTACCTGCAATACGGGGATGAGACCAAACAGATCCGTATGCCTAATGAGGTCACCAGCATCGACACTGTCAGGGCTCTGTTCGTTAGTGCCTTCCCGCAGCAGCTCACCATGAAGATGCTGGAGTCGCCCAGCGTCGCCGTCTACGTCAAGGACGACATGAGGAACATGTACTACGAGCTCAGCGACGTCAG GAGCATCACGGATCACTCCTGCCTGAAGGTCTACCACAAAGATCCAGCACAAGCGTTCAGCCATGGGCCAAGACCTGCCAACGGGGATGCCAGG ATGCACAGTGAGATGGTGCATGCCAGTCGTGATGGCCCGCACCCTCTGAGACAGCCCCCGCTACACCACCCCATTCAGGGAGCACTACCCCCAAGTCCACACTCCATGCCCCCATCCCCCTCCAGAATCCCGTTTGGCCCACGACAGGGCTCTATACCTGGGAGCGCTACAATCCCAAGGGACCGAGTGTCTACCGCAAATCCTCAGGCCCGCTCCAACTCGCCCTGTCCCAGCGCCATCCTGGAGAGACGGGATGTCAAGCCAGATGAGGATTTGGGCGGTAAAAGCCACAGTCTAACCAGGGGAAATGAGGGGTTGTATGCAGACCCATACTTGCTCCAAGAGGGCAGAATGACCATAGCCACTGCCCACGCACCACACCCCAACCCCGGGCTTGATGGTTCAGATCATGGCATTGGCGGATTTCACCGTGCCTCCATCCGCTCCACAAGCTCTTACGGCAGCCCCACAGACACTATGGATCACCCCTCGCTCTACAGGCAGAAGTCTAGAAACAGCCAGCTGCCTACTTTGGGCTCCAAgactcctcctccatcccctcatCGGATGGCTGAGATACGGATGATTGACATCCATGGCGGGCCTCCTCACGGCGGGCCACCTCATGGCGGGCCACCTCATGGCGGGCCACCTCATGGAGGGCCTCCTCATGGAGGGCCTCCTCATGGAGGGCCTCCTCATGGCGGGCCACCTCATGGCGGGCCTCCTCATGGTATGCCACCTCATGCCGTTACCATGGAGAGAGGCTCACCTGTGCGCCAGTCCTTCAGGAAGGAGGAAGTGGCAGGGACCAAGCCCCGGGGCAACATGGGATCACCTGTGGTTGCAGACCTCCAGGGTCACCTTCAGGGGCCCATCCCACCTGTCAATGACCATCAGACACG AGAGCGAATGAAGGCAATGGAGCACCAGATTGCCAGCTTGACTGGCCTTGTTCAGCATGCACTTTTAAAGGGGCCAAACGCTAGTGGCACCAAGGAGCCTCCAAG TGAGAGACCACCGAAGACCTCGTCTCCTGCCCACAGCGCCCACAGCTCAG GTGGTTCCCCAGTTTTGGCTCCCAAGACCAATGCAGCCCCATCTGACAAGGGCTCGGTTCCTCTCAAAATCAACCTCCTGCAGTTCAGGAAGAACGTTTCTGACCTCAGGATGCAGCTACATCAGATGAGGCAGCTGCAG CTCCAGAACCAGGAGGCGCTCCGAGTCCAGCTGAAGCGGGCAGAGCAGGAGATCAGTGTTAAACTCGCAGAAGCCATGCGAGGCCTGGAGGACCCTGTCCAGAGGCAGAGGGCTTTGGTGGAAGAGGACAGGCACAAGTACTTAGGTCTGGAGGAGCGTGTCCTCACTCAACTCGG TGATCTGGAGCAGTTTGTAGTGTCTCTGCAGAAAGactcagcagcaacacacagagTTGTGACCCTGAAGGACGTGGAGGAGGGAGCAGTGACTCTGAGGAAGGTGGGAGAATCTCTGGCGGGGCTCAAAG GAGAGTTCCCGGCCCTCCAAACCAGAATGCGGGCTGTGCTCAGGGTGGAAGTGGAAGCTGTCAAGTTCTTGAAGGAGGAGCCTCATAAACTGGACAGCATGCTGAAAAGGGTCAAGAGCCTGACGGACACACTCAGCGGTCTGAGAAg atcTGCTTCAGAGGGCCCTCAGAAAGGACCCGATCCTTCCACTAATGTCCCAGTGAGCAACAGcccttcagcagcagcatcagcagaacCCCCTGCAGAGGCTCCCCCTCCGTCAGCCCAGCCTGGCTCCACATCACCCTCACTGGAGCCTCAGAGCTCCACCATCAGATCAGAGGTGATGCCCTCCTCTCCGGTGGTCATCCATCATGTCCAGAGCTCCCCGGTCCACATGCAGCAGTCCCAGCAGTCTGCAGCCTTGACAGCTCAGCCGAGTCCACCGCTCACCCCCAGCCCCTCTCAGGTCCCCAGTCCCAACCCAAGCAAGGGGCAAGGCCGGGAATCTCCCAAGGGGGCGGCCTTGGATCCACCGAGTCCCGCCCGTCATAAGAAGACACACGGGAACCTGGTGAATAATGGCAACGGCACTGCGAATCAGGGTCTTGTCATAGAGGAGCTCCAGAACAGTCAGGACAAGAGCAAAAGCAGAGCGATGTCCATAGAG GCAGCAGAGAAGGAGTGGGAAGAGCGGAGGCAGAACATGGGTCACTATGATGGGAAAGAGTTTGAAAAGATCCTCCAGGAGGCCCAGGCCAACATGATGAAGGGCATTCCCAGTCTGGATGTTGAAGAGAACCCAGgactgcctcctcctcctcctgctgctgctgctgctggagagcaAGCAGAGATCCAGAACCCTGTGGAGTCACCAACAG AAGAGCCCCAGGCTGAGCTTCAGTCTGACAAACAAGCCAAGAAGGGGCCTGAGAAGCTCCCAAAGCCTGTGATGGAGAAACCAGCCAAGCCTGCACTGGAGAGACCCTCCAAGACTGCCACCAAGCCGGCCCCCATCGACATCTTTACCAAGCAGGGTTCTGAGAAGGCTAATAagtccccaccaccacctcctccgaGGAAGACCTTCCCCAGCTCAAGCTCAGGCATGACCACCACACGCTCTGGCGAGGTGGTTTACACCAGCAGGAAGGAGTCCGTCTCCACTCAG GAGGTCGAAGATGACACTCCACCTCCCACTCCACCCCAAACCAAGCCCGCCAAGGTTCCACCAGAGACCAAGCCGAAGCCGGCCACCCCTCCACCTGTCACCGCTTCTGTTCCcgcagaagaggaggatgaaggggaCAAGATCATGGCAGAGCTCCAG GTTTTCCAGAAGTGCACAGTTAAGGATGTAGGGGTGAAAAATGTGGTAGAACCAACCCCTCGAATTGAACCTCAAATCAGAGAGCTAAGACCGGGGCCCATATTGcccctgaaagagaaaaag CAGAGCTCAGAGCCCAGTCAAGAGGAAAAAGATCcagacacagatgaaaatgGCAATTCCACTCACCGACAGAGCCAAGGG GTCATATACTATGTGACTGGCCAGATTCCCAAAGAGCAACCACCCCCGCCTGGAACGGAGGAAGTCCCCGAACACCAAGATCGGCCTTCAACACAGGTGTCAAATGTCAATGTTAATGACAATTCTCcaagccagcagcagcaacagcagcagcagcagcaacaggagcCCCCTCTGTCTCCGCCGCCGAAATCACCTCCACCTATATCGCCTAAGCCTGTTGGACTTAAAGGATTCAAACTTCCAAGGAAGCAAGTAAAACGCTCCGAATCCTTGAAGACCAGCACAGAAATGGAGAAGGGAAAAATGCTCAACAAAATtaacactgaaaagaaaagcaaagtcATCAAGCTACATGTTTCTTCAAGTAAAAAGATAATGTCTgagcctgtggtaaccacaaCGACCAGCACAATAAGAGAGGCACCTAAAAGTTCTGGTCCTCCACCAAAAAAAGTTCCTATTGAGGATATTGATCCACCTAAAGCTAACTGTGATGAGGGTAACGAGGAGGCCAGTCTTAGTCCTGACTTGCCTGGAGAAGAGGCACCCCCACCCCCTGACAACATCGCATTTATGATCACTAACACCAAAGTTCAGGCCCTGTCATGTGGCGAGTACCAACAACTGGTCAATGCCAAGAAAGGAAGCGTCCAGACTGTCACTGTAGGTAGCGCTACTAACCGAGGGAACACCACAGAGAATTCCAGTGTGCCGGAGGATAATGGTTTCAACAAGAAGCCCGTCATCATCATTTTCGATGAGCCCATGGACATCCGCTCGGCTTACAAGCGCCTGTCTACCATCTTTGAATGTGAGGAGGAACTGGACAGGATGCTCGCGGAAGAGCGTattgaggaggaggatgaggagtcTGAAACAGAGAAGAGTGTAGGGCAGCAGGAAAAAGCTGAAAGGACCGAAGTGGTTGACGGCAAAACGATAAGCTCTTCACAAATCACTGCGGACCATGTTAGCTTATcgtcctcatcttcatcctcaaTCTCGGACAGTGGAGGCAATTTAGAGTCAAATGGTGACACCAAGCAGGATGGTAAGAGgaagttcaagttcaagttcccAAAGAAACAGCTGGCGGCACTTAGCCAGGCAATCCGCACTGGTTCCAAGGCAGGCAAGAAGACTTTACAGGTGGTCGTGtatgaagacgaggaggagggtGACGGTACCATCAGACAGCACAAAGAAGCAAAGAGATTTGAGATTGCACGCTCAAAATCCTCAGTGGACACTACCAAGGTGACAGGCTCATCCGGGCTGAAGAGACAGAACTCGGACTCCCAAGTCAGGACGAACGAGATCCGGAAGAACACCTACAAGACACTGGACAGCCTGGAGCAGACCATCAAGCAGCTGGAGACCACCATTAGCGAGATGGGACCACACTCCCCTGTGGAGCCAGTCGGCACAGAGGAAGCTAAGACAGGGAATGGGAAAAGCCCAGACGGAGTGGGGCTGAAGAGGTCTTCCTCTCTCCCTACCTCCAGAGGGTCAGGCCCTAAGGTACCCAGCAAAAATTCACTGCAGAAGAAGACTAAACCTCAGCTCCTTCCTCGCCCTGTAGTCGTCCCTACTACCACCACCACTGTCCCCAGTGCCCCCAGCACCGTACAACAG AACGCCAGTGTCGCTTCCCCTACTAGTCGGATGCCCGTCCCTTTGTCTGCGAAGTCCAGGCAGTCGCCGGGTACTACTgacaaagcaggaaaacaacaaaaactgcagGACGCTCAGAGGCAGTTCCGACAG GCTAACGGAAGTGCTAAAAGAGTGGGAGGGGATCATAAAACTACTTCCCCTACTATACCCATCTCTAAAATCCCCGCTTTTTATCCTAGCTCTACTAAAGGCAGCTCCCAGTCTGCACAAAACTCAGATGCTACTAATCCCATTAAccctgcctcttcctcctcctcctcctcctcttcctcctcctctgtgacaaagTCCTCTATCCTGTCCTCTCACGCTCCTCGTTCCGGTTCCCTACCCTCCTCCCACATCCCTTCCCTGTCTAACGGATCCCTCAAACTCCCCACAGCCTCACAGCACACAGGTAAAGCTCTCTCGTTTCCCTCGCAGACTCAGAATGGTCGAgtgcactcctcctcctcctcttcattctcctcctcatcctcctcctcctcctccccctcccctctgtcgCCCACACCTTTGGGCCCAGGTGGAAAGAGCATCCGCACCATACACACCCCCAGCTTCACCAGCTACAGGTCCCACAACGGCAGCAGCGGCAAATCCTGCATCCCAACAGCCACAGCAGCTAAGGACACTACCTAG